From a single Balearica regulorum gibbericeps isolate bBalReg1 chromosome 11, bBalReg1.pri, whole genome shotgun sequence genomic region:
- the MBNL3 gene encoding muscleblind-like protein 3 isoform X5, translating to MRWWRGKTQGRCTRENCKYLHPPPHLKTQLEINGRNNLIQQKTAAAMFAQQMQFMLPGAQLQPITTFPVTPSLATSPTMAFSPYLSHVSPGMGLVPAELLPNTPVLVSGNPTVTVPGGSAGQKLMRTDKLEVCREFQRGNCTRGENDCRYAHPIDIAMIDTNENTVTVCMDYIKGRCSREKCKYFHPPAHLQAKIKAAQHQVNQTAAAAMALPPGALQPLPKRPALEKNNGATTVFNPSVFHYQQALANMQLQQPTFIPTGSVLCMTPTASVGSFSTQTSHFS from the exons GGCCGGTGTACCCGAGAGAACTGCAAATATCTCCACCCTCCCCCGCACTTAAAAACACAACTTGAAATAAATGGACGCAACAACCTGATCCAGCAGAAGACAGCCGCAGCCATGTTTGCTCAGCAAATGCAGTTCATGCTACCAGGCGCGCAACTACAGCCAATT ACAACGTTTCCTGTGACTCCATCGCTTGCAACAAGCCCCACGATGGCTTTCAGTCCCTACCTGAGTCACGTTTCTCCTGGGATGGGATTGGTTCCTGCAGAGCTTTTACCAAATACTCCTGTCCTGGTTTCCGGAAATCCTACTGTTACAGTACCAGGAGGCTCTGCTGGGCAGAAACTGATGCGTACGGATAAACTGGAG GTTTGTCGAGAGTTTCAGCGTGGAAATTGCACACGTGGTGAGAATGATTGCCGCTATGCTCATCCTATAGATATTGCAATGATAgacacaaatgaaaatactgttacaGTTTGCATGGATTACATCAAAGGTCGATGCTCTAGGGAGAAATGCAAGTACTTTCATCCCCCTGCACACCTGCAAGCCAAAATCAAGGCAGCTCAACACCAGGTGAACCAGACAGCTGCAGCTGCAATG GCCCTGCCGCCTGGTGCACTTCAACCTTTACCAAAGAGGCCagcacttgaaaaaaacaatggTGCCACCACAGTCTTTAACCCAAGCGTTTTCCACTACCAACAGGCTCTAGCCAACATGCAGTTGCAACAGCCTACATTCATCCCTACAG GGTCAGTTCTGTGCATGACACCCACTGCAAGCGTTGGTAGTTTTTCTACACAAACTTCTCACTTTTCTTAA
- the MBNL3 gene encoding muscleblind-like protein 3 isoform X6, which produces MFAQQMQFMLPGAQLQPITTFPVTPSLATSPTMAFSPYLSHVSPGMGLVPAELLPNTPVLVSGNPTVTVPGGSAGQKLMRTDKLEVCREFQRGNCTRGENDCRYAHPIDIAMIDTNENTVTVCMDYIKGRCSREKCKYFHPPAHLQAKIKAAQHQVNQTAAAAMALPPGALQPLPKRPALEKNNGATTVFNPSVFHYQQALANMQLQQPTFIPTGSVLCMTPTASVGSFSTQTSHFS; this is translated from the exons ATGTTTGCTCAGCAAATGCAGTTCATGCTACCAGGCGCGCAACTACAGCCAATT ACAACGTTTCCTGTGACTCCATCGCTTGCAACAAGCCCCACGATGGCTTTCAGTCCCTACCTGAGTCACGTTTCTCCTGGGATGGGATTGGTTCCTGCAGAGCTTTTACCAAATACTCCTGTCCTGGTTTCCGGAAATCCTACTGTTACAGTACCAGGAGGCTCTGCTGGGCAGAAACTGATGCGTACGGATAAACTGGAG GTTTGTCGAGAGTTTCAGCGTGGAAATTGCACACGTGGTGAGAATGATTGCCGCTATGCTCATCCTATAGATATTGCAATGATAgacacaaatgaaaatactgttacaGTTTGCATGGATTACATCAAAGGTCGATGCTCTAGGGAGAAATGCAAGTACTTTCATCCCCCTGCACACCTGCAAGCCAAAATCAAGGCAGCTCAACACCAGGTGAACCAGACAGCTGCAGCTGCAATG GCCCTGCCGCCTGGTGCACTTCAACCTTTACCAAAGAGGCCagcacttgaaaaaaacaatggTGCCACCACAGTCTTTAACCCAAGCGTTTTCCACTACCAACAGGCTCTAGCCAACATGCAGTTGCAACAGCCTACATTCATCCCTACAG GGTCAGTTCTGTGCATGACACCCACTGCAAGCGTTGGTAGTTTTTCTACACAAACTTCTCACTTTTCTTAA